The nucleotide sequence CCTTGGCGCCGAGGAATGCATGCAGGAACGGATCGCCCACGAGATCGAGGCCCGCGACCGGGAAGGCGACCGGCCCGCGGGTCACGAGTTCGTCCAGGAATGCGCGCGCGTCGACGATGCGTCCGGCGTCGATCAGACCGGCGGCCACGTGCAGGCGGTTCGCGAACTCGTGCCGCTGCACGCGCAGCGCGGCGGTCATGGTGCGCACCGTCTCCAGCCGTTCGGTCAGCGCGATCAGGTCGGTGCGGTCGCGCACGATGAGCACGTCGCCGAGGGCGCGTCCGTCCCGGCGCACCGGCCGGGCCTCGAGGTACAGCATCCGATCCCCGACGACCGCCTGCGCGCGATCGCGCTGGCCCCTGGCGGCGTCGACGACGGCCGGCGGCAGTCCGAGGGCGTCGATCGCGCGCCCCGTCGGCGCGTCGATGCCCAGCATCCGATCGGCTGCGGCGTTGCTCACCCGCACGATGCCGTCTTGATCGAGCGCGATCACCCCGTCGCCCACGCCGTCGAGCACCGCCGTCTGGTTCTGGACGAGAGCGACGAGTTCCTCCGGCTGGACGCCGAGCGTCAGGCGCTCCCATCGTCGGCGCAGGAGCAGGAACGCGAGGAGGGCGAGGGCCAGGGCGCCCGCCGCGGTCAGGCCGAGCGCCAGGAGGAGCGGCGGAAGGTCGTCGAAGACACCGCTGCGCTCGAACCCGACGCTGATCTCGCCGACGGGCGTGCCGGCGGCGTCGCGCACGGGTACCTTCGCGCGGGCCGACTCGCCGAGGGTCCCGGTCTGCCAGTCGACGACCTCGTTGCCCGTGAGCACCTCGGCGAACGGGGTGCTCACCTCCTCACCGAGCCGCGAGGGCAGGGGATGGGCGAGCCGGATGCCGTGGTCGTCCGTGATGACCACGAAGAGGGCGCCCGTGCGCGCGGTGACGTCCGCGGCGATCCGCTGCAGTTCGCCGTCGCGGAGCGCGACGGGATCCGGCTCCTCGTCCGCCGCCGACGCGCTGGTGACGGCGGCGCGTACCTGGGGATCCTCGGCGAGGGTGCGGGCGATGCCGAGGGCCGTCGACTCCGCTTCGGCGCGCAGCTGCTGGACCGCGAGGGCCAGGTACACCCCGGTGCAGAGCGCCACGACGAGGGCGACCGCCGCGAGGTGCAGCAAGAGCACGCGCGTCGCGAACCGGGCCCGAGTGCGTCTCGTCATCGACGGCGCCCTCCTTCTGCGCAATATGCGCAGAACCAACGGTACGCGCAGAAGGCGCGAGAATGCGGCATACCGCGCTCTCCGGCCGCGGATTTCCTACGCTCGTCGGGATCCGTCAGTGATGACGGAGCGACGACGAAGGAGTCACGCATGCCAGACGCATCGATCGGTCTGATCGCCGCCGCCTCGGACGAGGCGCCCACGTACGACGTGGCCTTCGTGCCGCCCGAGGGTGTGCTGGTCATCCTCGGCTTCACGATGGTCCTCGTGTTCATGACGCTCATCATGACCAAGCGTCTCACCCCGATGGTGGCCCTGATCCTCGTGCCGACCGTCTTCGGTCTCTTCGCGGGTGCCGGTCTCGGGCTCGGCGACATGATCCTCGACTCCATCGCGACCATGGCGCCGACGGCGGCGCTGCTCATGTTCGCGATCATGTTCTTCGGCATCATGATCGACGTCGGTCTCTTCGATCCGCTGATCCGCCTGATCACGCGGCTGCTGGGCGATGACCCGGCGAAGGTGGTGCTCGGGACGGCGATCCTCGCGGGCGCCGTGTCCCTCGACGGCGACGGGTCGACGACCTTCATCATCACGACCTCCGCGATGCTGCCGATCTACCTCCGTCTGGGGATGAGCCCCGTGGTGCTCACATGCGTCGCCGGACTCATGAACGGCACGCTCAACATCGTGCCGTGGGGTGGGCCGACCGTGCGCGCCGCGACCGCCCTGGGCGTGCAGCCCACCGAGATCTTCGTGCCGATGCTGCCCGCCCTCGGCGCCGGCATCGTCGTGACGCTCGGCTTCGCCTGGCTGCTGGGTCTGGGGGAGCGGCGCCGACTGGGACGGATCGACGCGGACGGGCGCCTGACCGGTGCCGACGGGGGCGTGCTCGCCGCCGTGCCACGGATCTTCCGTGGCGCCGAGCTGAAGCCCGGGGCCCGCGCCTCCCTGCGCACCGGCAACCTGGTGGTCGTCGCCGGCGGCCGCGGGCCCGTCGCGGCGGCCAGCGTCGACCCGGCGGACACGGCGATGGCCGACACCATGCTCGACCCGTCCCGGCCGACCCTGCGACCCCGGCTGATCTGGTTCAACCTCGGGCTGACCGTCGCCGTGATGGTCCTGCTCGTCATCGACATCTTGCCGCTGCCCTATGTGTTCATGGTCGGGGCCGGCATCGCGCTCCTCGTGAACTTCCGCGGGATCAAGGATCAGGCGGCGGAGATCGTGGCGCACGCCCCGAGCATCGTCGGCGTCGTGTCGATGGTGATCGCCGCGGGCGTCCTCGTCGGCGTCCTCTCCGGCACGGGCATGGTCGACGCGATGGCGACCTGGATCACGAACGTGCTGCCTCCCGCGCTCGGGCCGTTCCTCGCGCCGATCACCGGCGTGCTGTCCATCCCGTTCACGTTCTTCATGTCGAACGACGCGTTCTACTTCGGCATCCTGCCCGTGCTCGCGCAGAGTGCGGCCAACTTCGGCATCGATCCCGTCGAGATGGCGCGGGCCTCCATCACCGGTCAGCCGGTGCACCTGCAGAGCCCGCTCGTCCCGGCGATCCTGCTGCTGGTCTCCCTCGCCGGCGTGAACCTCGGAGACCACCACCGCAAGGTGCTGTGGCGGGCGACGATCGTCTCCCTGGTGATGCTCGGCGTCGGGATCCTGGTGGGGGCGGTCCCGTTCTTCGTGGCCTCGTGACCCTCAGATCGAGTAGTCGGGGGCGGTCAGCAGCGCCCGGGTGTCCTCGCCGGCCGTCCGCTGGCGCGGCTTGGCGGGGACGCCGACGAGCACACTGTCCGCCGGTGCGTCCTTCGTCACCACGGCGTTCGCTCCGATGACGGAACGCGCTCCGACGGTGATGGGACCGAGGATCTTCGCGCCGGCGCCCACGGCCACGCCGTCGCGCAGAGTCGGATGCCGCTTGCCGACGTCGCGCGTGCGGCCGCCGAGGGTCACACCGTGGTACATGAGCACGTCGTCGCCGATCTCGGCGGTCTCGCCGATCACGACTCCCATGCCGTGATCGATGAAGAAGCGGCGGCCGATCCGGGCACCGGGATGGATCTCGACCCCGGTCAGCCAGCGGGCCACCTGCGATCCGGCGCGGGCGAGGAGACGCAGGCGGCGCCGCCACAGCGCGTGCGACACCCGGTGCGCCCAGATGGCGTGCAGTCCGGGGTACAGCAGCGCGACCTCGATCGCCGTCCGCGCCGCCGGATCGCGAAGGCGCGCGGCGGCGATGTCCTCGCGCATTCGCCCGATCATGCCCATCGAGGACCTCAGTCTTCGCGGAGGTCCTCGAACAGGGCGGTGGAGAGGTACCGCTCGCCGGTGTCCGGGATGATGACGACGATGGTCTTGCCGGCGTTCTCCGGACGTGCTGCCACGGTCAGCGCGGCCGAGACGGCCGCGCCGGACGACATGCCGACGAGGAGTCCCTCCTTCGCCGCCAGCGCGCGGGCCGTGCGCAGCGAGTCCTCGAACTCGGCGGTGATGACCTCGTCGAGGACGTCGCGGTCGAGCACATCGGGCACGAAGTTCGGACCGATGCCCTGGATCTTGTGCGGTCCGGGGTGTCCTTCCGTGAGGACGGGGGAGTCCTTCGGCTCGACGGCGATGACCTGCACCCCGGGCTTGGCGGCCTTCAGGGCCTGGCCGGTGCCGGTGACGGTGCCCCCGGTGCCGACGCCGGCGATGAAGATGTCGACGGCGCCATCGGTGTCGCGGAGGATCTCCTGCGCGGTCGTCTCGCGGTGGATCTGCGGGTTGGCGGGGTTTTCGAACTGACGGATCCATACGGCTCCGGGCGTCTCGTCGACGATGCGCTTGACCTCTTCGATCGCGCCCTTCATGCCCTTGGTGGGATCGGTGAGGACGATCTCCGCGCCGAAGGCCTTGAGCAGCACCCGACGTTCCTTCGACATCGACGCCGGCATGGTGAGGATGACGCGGTATCCGCGGGCGGCGCCGACCATCGCCAGTGCGATGCCGGTGTTGCCGCTCGTGGACTCGACGATGGTGCCGCCGGGGGCGAGCGCACCGGCGGCCTCGGCCGCGTCGATCATGGCGATGCCGATGCGATCCTTCACGCTGGAAGCGGGGTTGTAGTACTCGAGCTTGGCGAGCACGGTGGCGCCGAGCCCCTCGGTCACGCGGTTGAGGCGGACGAGCGGGGTGTTCCCGAAAGCGGTGGTGATGTCGGGGTGGATGCCGGACATGGGGGAGCCTTCCTGTGCGGGTTCGCTGCCGTTCCAGCCTAGGCGAGGGCGGGGGGAGCGGGAGCATTGTGACGGCGGCGCACTCTACGCTGGAGCAATGCCCGACCTCTCTCTCGCTGCGGCCGTGCGCGCTGCCGCTCAGCGTCTCGCCGACGCAGGCGTCCCCGATCCCCTCGTCGACGCCGAGCTGCTCGTCGGGCACGTGCGCGGGCAGCGGCGGGGAGAGGTCCAGGCGGCCCTCATCCGCGGTGAGCTCCTGTCCGCTGACGATGCCGCCGTGCTGGACGGCCTCGTCGCGCGGCGGGCGGGCCGGGAGCCGCTGCAGCACCTGACCGGCACCGCACCGTTCCGTCATCGGGAGCTGCTGGTCGGGCCCGGGGTGTTCGTGCCCCGCCCCGAGACGGAGACGGTGGTGCAGTACGCGATCGATGCGCTGCTGGGCTCGGGGGAGCCCGCCCCCGTCGGGGTTGACCTCGGGACGGGCAGCGGAGCGATCGCGGTCGCGATGGCCACTGAGGTGCCGCACGCCCGCGTTTATGCGGCGGAGATCTCTCCGGAGGCGCACACCTGGGCGCGCCGCAACGTCGCGGGCATCGACAACCTCACACTGGTTCTGTCGGATCTCGCGGACGCGTTCCCCGAACTCGACGGCACGGCCACCGTCGTGATCTCGAACCCGCCCTACGTCCCCGATCAGGCCGTCCCACGCGACCCGGAGGTGCGGCTGTTCGATCCGGCACTCGCCCTCTACGGCGGCGAGGACGGCCTCGACGTCGTCCGCGTGCTCAGCACCCGTGCGCTGCGCCTGCTGCGCCCAGGAGGAACGCTCGTGATCGAGCACGGCGAGCTGCAGGGCGCTCCGATCCGGGAGCTCCTCGCGGCGGACGGGTGGAGAGCCGCAGCCACCCATCGTGATCTGACGTTGCGCGACCGTGCCACCACGGCCGTCCGCCCCTGATCAGCGGACGTCGAGCTCCTCCCGAACCCGCCCTGCGTAGAATCGAACCGTCATGTCCCCCATCTTCGACTGCAGCGACGAGGCGCAGCTGCTCGCCGGGATGCGCAACGCGCGCCAGGCGATCGGCCGCGGCGACCTCATCGTCATCCCCACCGACACCGTCTACGGCGTCGCCGCCGACGCATTCTCCCCGGCGGCCGTGCAGCGCCTGCTCGACGCGAAGGGTCGCGGCCGCGACCAGCCGCCGCCCGTCCTCATCGGCACGAAGGAGACCCTCACGGCTCTCGCGGAGTCCGTGCCCGAGCCGGTCCAGCGACTCGTCGACGCCTTCTGGCCCGGCGGGCTCACGATCGTGCTGCCCGCGC is from Microbacterium sp. BLY and encodes:
- a CDS encoding sensor histidine kinase gives rise to the protein MTRRTRARFATRVLLLHLAAVALVVALCTGVYLALAVQQLRAEAESTALGIARTLAEDPQVRAAVTSASAADEEPDPVALRDGELQRIAADVTARTGALFVVITDDHGIRLAHPLPSRLGEEVSTPFAEVLTGNEVVDWQTGTLGESARAKVPVRDAAGTPVGEISVGFERSGVFDDLPPLLLALGLTAAGALALALLAFLLLRRRWERLTLGVQPEELVALVQNQTAVLDGVGDGVIALDQDGIVRVSNAAADRMLGIDAPTGRAIDALGLPPAVVDAARGQRDRAQAVVGDRMLYLEARPVRRDGRALGDVLIVRDRTDLIALTERLETVRTMTAALRVQRHEFANRLHVAAGLIDAGRIVDARAFLDELVTRGPVAFPVAGLDLVGDPFLHAFLGAKGVEAAERGVALRVAEDSQLLGTVRRAEDVASVLGNLIDNAVTAAVAGPRTPRWVEVSVLSDHEDLVVTVADSGPGLSTPPPRPEPVDEDRIHGHGIGLPLATEIARRHGGDLWVIDPGGADHGAVFAARLGDALDPTPPDRQENP
- a CDS encoding CitMHS family transporter is translated as MPDASIGLIAAASDEAPTYDVAFVPPEGVLVILGFTMVLVFMTLIMTKRLTPMVALILVPTVFGLFAGAGLGLGDMILDSIATMAPTAALLMFAIMFFGIMIDVGLFDPLIRLITRLLGDDPAKVVLGTAILAGAVSLDGDGSTTFIITTSAMLPIYLRLGMSPVVLTCVAGLMNGTLNIVPWGGPTVRAATALGVQPTEIFVPMLPALGAGIVVTLGFAWLLGLGERRRLGRIDADGRLTGADGGVLAAVPRIFRGAELKPGARASLRTGNLVVVAGGRGPVAAASVDPADTAMADTMLDPSRPTLRPRLIWFNLGLTVAVMVLLVIDILPLPYVFMVGAGIALLVNFRGIKDQAAEIVAHAPSIVGVVSMVIAAGVLVGVLSGTGMVDAMATWITNVLPPALGPFLAPITGVLSIPFTFFMSNDAFYFGILPVLAQSAANFGIDPVEMARASITGQPVHLQSPLVPAILLLVSLAGVNLGDHHRKVLWRATIVSLVMLGVGILVGAVPFFVAS
- the epsC gene encoding serine O-acetyltransferase EpsC → MGMIGRMREDIAAARLRDPAARTAIEVALLYPGLHAIWAHRVSHALWRRRLRLLARAGSQVARWLTGVEIHPGARIGRRFFIDHGMGVVIGETAEIGDDVLMYHGVTLGGRTRDVGKRHPTLRDGVAVGAGAKILGPITVGARSVIGANAVVTKDAPADSVLVGVPAKPRQRTAGEDTRALLTAPDYSI
- the cysK gene encoding cysteine synthase A, which produces MSGIHPDITTAFGNTPLVRLNRVTEGLGATVLAKLEYYNPASSVKDRIGIAMIDAAEAAGALAPGGTIVESTSGNTGIALAMVGAARGYRVILTMPASMSKERRVLLKAFGAEIVLTDPTKGMKGAIEEVKRIVDETPGAVWIRQFENPANPQIHRETTAQEILRDTDGAVDIFIAGVGTGGTVTGTGQALKAAKPGVQVIAVEPKDSPVLTEGHPGPHKIQGIGPNFVPDVLDRDVLDEVITAEFEDSLRTARALAAKEGLLVGMSSGAAVSAALTVAARPENAGKTIVVIIPDTGERYLSTALFEDLRED
- the prmC gene encoding peptide chain release factor N(5)-glutamine methyltransferase, with amino-acid sequence MPDLSLAAAVRAAAQRLADAGVPDPLVDAELLVGHVRGQRRGEVQAALIRGELLSADDAAVLDGLVARRAGREPLQHLTGTAPFRHRELLVGPGVFVPRPETETVVQYAIDALLGSGEPAPVGVDLGTGSGAIAVAMATEVPHARVYAAEISPEAHTWARRNVAGIDNLTLVLSDLADAFPELDGTATVVISNPPYVPDQAVPRDPEVRLFDPALALYGGEDGLDVVRVLSTRALRLLRPGGTLVIEHGELQGAPIRELLAADGWRAAATHRDLTLRDRATTAVRP